The Sporosarcina sp. Te-1 DNA window TCGCAAGAAAAGGGAGTGCAATACATACAAGTGCCGATGAATTGGAGAGCAGCCTTGGACCCTGCCGATCAAACCGCGGTAGGATACGGATCCTACCGGCTGACCATCCTCTTGCCTGAACAAGAAGAAACGATCTATGGCATCCAATTAAATGGATTTGATGCATTTGCCAGTATATACGTGAACGGAAAGTTAATTAACAAAGAGAATACCGCTACTGCACAACCCGGCCCGCAAGTGAAAAAGCAAGGACCGATGACCGCCATCTTTTCTACAACGGATCGAGAGATTGATCTCGTTATTCAAGTATCTAACTTTAATAGTATCCATTCAGGCGGTTTGAAAGATTCCGTCCGTTTCGGACTCCAATCAGCCATTGTGAAAGAGGCGTCCTTTTCGCAGGCCATGCAACTGCTTGTCAGTATGATCTTTTTCCTGCACAGCTTCTACGTGATTGCTATTTTCCTGATTGGAAAAGGATATTACAAAAAAGAATTGCTCTACTTCAGCCTCTTGTTAGCTTTAAATGGATTCATTCTCTTAATCGACGATCATGCACTGCTTCAATTACCTGTAGCGAATGGTCTCTACATAAAAGTGCTCTTTGTGCTGCTCATCAGCCTCTTGCTTGTCACTTTAAAGTTCATCAATGTGCTCTTTCAGATCAAGTCAGCCGTTTCGAAATTCCTATATGGCCTATTCATTCCTATTTCGATTCTTTTGCTGACCACGCAGTTGCTGCACACAGCACTTATGCAATGGTTTCTGATCATTTATGGGCTTTGCATCGCCATACAACTGATCATTCCGACCCTTTCCTCCATTCGAAAGGGCAATGCCGACGGGATCTTCATTCTATTCTATATCCTGTGTTTTATTTCGAATGGTGCTTGGGGGACAGCCATTAAGACAGCTGTCGTCAATATTCCATATTACCCGTTCGATTATCTTTTCTCGATCATGGTGATCGCCCTGCTGCTGTTTCGAAGACATATGAAGGTTGTCCGCCTGCACAATGAACAACATAGTAAATTGGCGAATGCAGATATCCAAAAAGACATATTTCTTGCCAATACATCTCATGAACTGCGCAATCCATTGCACGGAATTCTCAATATTGCACAATCTATGCTGGAAGATAACGCCTCTACGCTCTCGCTGCGCGAGAAACGAAATCTCGAACTGCTGCTCCAAATCGGGAATCGGATGACCTTTACGTTGAACGACTTGCTGGAATTAAATAAGTTGGAGGATGGCCGGATCCAATTGCATCCAAAACCGCTCGATATTCAAAGCCTGACCTCTGGGGTCATTGATATGATTCATTTCATGAAAAACACGAGCAATTTGACGATCGCTTCTACCATTCCGGCAACCTTTCCACCTGTCTATGCCGACGAAAGCCGGCTCGTCCAAATCTTATTTAATTTGCTCCACAATGCCGTTAAATTTACCGATGGCGGCAGGATTACCATCCGTGCCAGCCACAATCAGAAGGAAGCGGCCATCTCCATACAAGATACAGGGATTGGAATGACCAAAGAGGTGATGGAACGCATTTTCGATCGTTATGAACAAGCTTCGGAAACGGGACAAGAAGGGATCGGGCTCGGCTTGGCGATTTCCCGGCAATTAGTTGAACTGCATGGAGGCAGGATCACTGTTGCGTCCGAATTTGGGAAGGGAACGACTTTCACTTTCACCCTCCCTTTATCGGAAGGCATCCAAAAAGAAACAGCCTTGCCCGCAACAATGGCTGCATTCAAGCAGTCTTTCCATCCGGTCGAAGATAAGACGGCAGCGTCAGCCCAAGACGCTCCATCGGGTGGTTCCCTTCTGATTGTCGATGATGATCCGGTCAACTTGAAAGTCATCGGCAGTCTTTTAGAAGGGTCCTATCACATTGCAACCGCCGAGAGCGGGGCGGAGGCGCTCCGCATGATTGGGTCAGACACATACGATCTGATTATTTCCGATGTCATGATGCCGCAAATGTCTGGTTATGAATTATGCAAGGAAATCCGAAAACATTACACGATCGCAGAGCTGCCGATTCTATTATTGACCGCACGCAATCAAACAATGGATATTCATGCCGGTTTCCAGGCAGGAGCAAACGATTATGTAGCGAAGCCGGCGAATGCAATTGAACTGAAATCGCGTGTTCATGCGCTGCTAACGCAAAACCTGGCAATCCAGGAACAACTACGAATGGAAGCCGCCTATTTGCAGGCACAGATCAAACCGCATTTCCTATACAACACGTTAAACACGATCGCATCGTTAGGCGAGCTGGATCCATCCCGTATGGGGAAACTGCTGCATGAGTTTGGAAACTATTTGCATCGAAGTTTCCATGTGGACAATACGAAAAGCTTGATTCCCCTCGATGATGAATTTGAGTTAGTCCGTTCTTACTTATTTATCGAAAGCGAACGCTTTGGAAACCGGCTCGAGGTTATCTGGGACGTGGCGGACATGAATGGGGTATACATCCCTCCCCTTTCGATCCAAACAATCGTTGAAAATGCGTTGCACCATGGAATCCTTCAAAAAACAGAAGGGGGAACTGTGAAGATTTCTGTTACCCAAGACGAGCAATCCCATCTCATTACGATCCAAGACAATGGCGTCGGGATGGAAAAACATCAAGTAGCGGAACTTTTATCAGATGCAAACAAACATCAATACGGCATCGGCATCGCGAATACCAATCGCCGCCTGACCCAGTTGTTCGGAAAAGGACTCCATTTGGAAAGCCAAGTGAATATAGGAACGACCGTCTCATTTGTTGTGCCTGTGCGGGCATCCATACAGTAATGCTAAAGGACGATCCAGAAAGGGTATAGAAACTAACTTTCTGGTTCGTCCTTTTCTATAGAAGCATTGTTAGAGTAAGACACTGTTTCCGCAGATGACTTACGAGCGGTCAGCCGAGGGAAACGAGCTGTGCCGTGAACTTTCGAGCGGTTTGCGGGAAGTTACGAGCAATTCGCGGCAAATATGATAGATCAGCAGAAAGTTACGAGTGGAATCTTCAACTTATGAGCAGTCTGCGGACATAATCGAGCGGTCGCCATGAAAACCGTACTGCTTTTGCTTGAATTAAAAACAGGTGAGAAAACGACTTGTTTTTCTCCACCTGATTCAGAGTCTGATGGGATAATGAGCGTGTCATCAAGCTCCCGTACTATACTGTTTTTTAATCAATGCTATTTGCCCGGCATGAATGCCCGCATGATACATGAGCCTGCCGATTGCCTCAAGCGGCGTGGATGCGCCCATTCGCGATTCAACTGGCTCTGTCCACTTTTCCTCCGGCAAGGCGTGGATCGCATCTTTCACATGCTGATCGGAAGCCCGCAGCAATGCAAGCAACTCGGTCCGTGTGCTGAAAGGCGGGAGTTGTGCCGGTTGCTTCTTTCCTAAAAACCAATCCGCGAATAGGAACTCGACTTCCGCCGTATGGTGCAGCAAAAAACGGATGGTTGTATCGCCAAGGACCCAATCCAATTGCTCTTCCGTCAAGTCTTCCACCATTTTGCCGAACCGTTGGCGCAATGCATTCCACATCGACAACACCGACGCCTGGTTACCTATTTGTACTTGTTCTGTCATCTGCTTACGCCCCCGGTTTATTTGATTTGTCGACAACGACATGCTTGAATGTCGTCCCATCGAGGTTAACATCGAAAGCCATCCCAAATCCGACGACATAGCGGCCTTCTGTTGGCGTCAATTCGAACAAGGAAAAATCAAGTCCCCTCAGCACATTCAACATCTTGGCATCAAACTTCTCGTTGAATAAAGCAAAAAGGTCCTCATGCCCTTCGTTCCCAATATTGCGGGGGATGCATCTCCATCTGGCACGTTCAGTTGCAAACGTGTTTGGAACGGCAGACTCATCTGCCACAAGGAATACATCCACGACATCATTTTTTTCCATATAACGATAGTGCTCTGCAACTTGGCTGATATAGATGTATAGCTTTCCATCTTTTTGAATGAATGGTGCACAGCTCGTAAACGGAAGTCCTTCTTCATCTAACGTAGCCAAAGTGAGATTCTTCCTGCCCTCTACAAACTTCAAGTACTTTTCTTTGTTTTTTTCCAGATCAATCGTCTTTACCATGTTCCGTGTCCTCCTTATGATCGAGCCGTATGCAGCAAATGAATGCGCGGCTTTTTTTCCTTGCAATCGCACTGAATTTCACAATTCATCCGATATACATCGCGCACCATGTCTGTCGTCATCACTTGGGTAGGGCTGCCGCACAACTGCTTCCTCCCCTCCCTGACTACAACGATGCGATCGCTATAATGGGAAGCCTGATTCAGGTCATGCAATACCATGATGACCGTCATCCCCATCTCTTGATTCAACTCCTGCACCAGCTCCAACACCTCATGCTGATGGGAAATGTCCAAATAGGTTGTTGGTTCGTCGAGCAACAGGATTTTCGGCCGTTGTGCCAGTGCCATCGCAATCCATGCACGCTGGGATTCCCCGCCTGACAAGGAGGCCACTCGCCGATCTTTATAATCCGATAGATGAGTCCGGTCGAGCGCCCAACTGATAATTTCATCGTCCTCTTTCCCAAGTTTCTCGAACCATTTCTTATGGGGATATCTTCCGTAGGACACTAAACCAGCTACCGTCATATCGTCGGGGGCCACGTTCCTCTGGCTCAACATACATAATTTGCGCGCCGTCTGTTTCGGATGCATCGACTTGACATCAACGCCTTCCAATTTAATCGTCCCTTCGCTGACTGATGTCTGCCGGGCTATCGCTTTCAATAAGGTTGATTTCCCCGAACCGTTTGGCCCGATAATCGAGACGATCTCCCCTTCGTTCACGGAGAAAGAAAAATCTTGAATGACCGTCTTCCGTTCGTAGCGGATGGAAATGGAGTCGACTCGCAACATGTTAGAATACACTCCTTCTCATCAAATACAAAAAATACGGACCGCCGATGACAGCCATGACAATCCCCGCAGGAATTTCAAGCGGGGCAAACAACGTACGCCCTCCTGTGTCAGCCACTAATAAAACAAGTGCCC harbors:
- a CDS encoding ATP-binding protein; this translates as MITTSRMKTRNIILTISSFVLCILALRIGWFLYFNSPEHQTAANGIADFRQEPLREDKTVSLNGEWRFYPSEFIMETPSQEKGVQYIQVPMNWRAALDPADQTAVGYGSYRLTILLPEQEETIYGIQLNGFDAFASIYVNGKLINKENTATAQPGPQVKKQGPMTAIFSTTDREIDLVIQVSNFNSIHSGGLKDSVRFGLQSAIVKEASFSQAMQLLVSMIFFLHSFYVIAIFLIGKGYYKKELLYFSLLLALNGFILLIDDHALLQLPVANGLYIKVLFVLLISLLLVTLKFINVLFQIKSAVSKFLYGLFIPISILLLTTQLLHTALMQWFLIIYGLCIAIQLIIPTLSSIRKGNADGIFILFYILCFISNGAWGTAIKTAVVNIPYYPFDYLFSIMVIALLLFRRHMKVVRLHNEQHSKLANADIQKDIFLANTSHELRNPLHGILNIAQSMLEDNASTLSLREKRNLELLLQIGNRMTFTLNDLLELNKLEDGRIQLHPKPLDIQSLTSGVIDMIHFMKNTSNLTIASTIPATFPPVYADESRLVQILFNLLHNAVKFTDGGRITIRASHNQKEAAISIQDTGIGMTKEVMERIFDRYEQASETGQEGIGLGLAISRQLVELHGGRITVASEFGKGTTFTFTLPLSEGIQKETALPATMAAFKQSFHPVEDKTAASAQDAPSGGSLLIVDDDPVNLKVIGSLLEGSYHIATAESGAEALRMIGSDTYDLIISDVMMPQMSGYELCKEIRKHYTIAELPILLLTARNQTMDIHAGFQAGANDYVAKPANAIELKSRVHALLTQNLAIQEQLRMEAAYLQAQIKPHFLYNTLNTIASLGELDPSRMGKLLHEFGNYLHRSFHVDNTKSLIPLDDEFELVRSYLFIESERFGNRLEVIWDVADMNGVYIPPLSIQTIVENALHHGILQKTEGGTVKISVTQDEQSHLITIQDNGVGMEKHQVAELLSDANKHQYGIGIANTNRRLTQLFGKGLHLESQVNIGTTVSFVVPVRASIQ
- a CDS encoding DinB family protein, which translates into the protein MTEQVQIGNQASVLSMWNALRQRFGKMVEDLTEEQLDWVLGDTTIRFLLHHTAEVEFLFADWFLGKKQPAQLPPFSTRTELLALLRASDQHVKDAIHALPEEKWTEPVESRMGASTPLEAIGRLMYHAGIHAGQIALIKKQYSTGA
- a CDS encoding HugZ family protein, which encodes MVKTIDLEKNKEKYLKFVEGRKNLTLATLDEEGLPFTSCAPFIQKDGKLYIYISQVAEHYRYMEKNDVVDVFLVADESAVPNTFATERARWRCIPRNIGNEGHEDLFALFNEKFDAKMLNVLRGLDFSLFELTPTEGRYVVGFGMAFDVNLDGTTFKHVVVDKSNKPGA
- a CDS encoding ABC transporter ATP-binding protein; amino-acid sequence: MLRVDSISIRYERKTVIQDFSFSVNEGEIVSIIGPNGSGKSTLLKAIARQTSVSEGTIKLEGVDVKSMHPKQTARKLCMLSQRNVAPDDMTVAGLVSYGRYPHKKWFEKLGKEDDEIISWALDRTHLSDYKDRRVASLSGGESQRAWIAMALAQRPKILLLDEPTTYLDISHQHEVLELVQELNQEMGMTVIMVLHDLNQASHYSDRIVVVREGRKQLCGSPTQVMTTDMVRDVYRMNCEIQCDCKEKKPRIHLLHTARS